From Girardinichthys multiradiatus isolate DD_20200921_A chromosome 3, DD_fGirMul_XY1, whole genome shotgun sequence, the proteins below share one genomic window:
- the LOC124865422 gene encoding GAS2-like protein 1 — protein sequence MVRILRSTLMVRVGGGWTALDEFLVKNDPCRVKGRTNLKIKEKYLSPTGSTTKGLTVSRSNSSLSLYSSASAPTSPMTRKALLRRSFSGDRCIRPRSSIAALGAELQFITAREDNSPSDEAERLPT from the exons ATGGTTCGAATTCTGCGGAGCACACTGATGGTTCGGGTTGGAGGAGGTTGGACAGCTCTCGATGAGTTCCTGGTTAAGAATGACCCTTGTAGAG TCAAGGGTCGAACCAACCTGAAGATCAAAGAGAAGTACTTGTCACCAACAGGAAGCACCACTAAGGGTTTGACTGTGAGCAGGTCAAACTCCAGCCTCAGCCTCTACAGTAGTGCCTCTGCCCCCACAAGCCCAATGACACGCAAG GCATTACTCCGCCGGAGTTTCTCAGGTGACCGGTGCATCCGTCCTAGGAGCTCTATAGCTGCTCTAGGGGCTGAGCTACAGTTTATCACTGCAAGGGAAGACAACTCACCCTCAG atgaagcAGAGAGGTTGCCCACATGA